The Papio anubis isolate 15944 chromosome 5, Panubis1.0, whole genome shotgun sequence genome has a segment encoding these proteins:
- the CARD6 gene encoding caspase recruitment domain-containing protein 6 isoform X1: protein MATESSPSEIIERERKKLLEILQHDPDSILDTLTSRRLISEEEYETLENVTDLLKKSRKLLILVQKKGEATCQHFLKCLFSTFPQSAAICGLRHEVLKYENIVPPQSMEASKNSEDAFSPGIKEPETPEITVFFSEKEHLDLETSEFFRDKKTSHRETALSARKNEKEYDTPEVTLSYSVEKVGYEVPATITYIKDGQRYEELDDSLYLGKEEYLGSVDFPEDAEATVEEEVYDDPEHVGYDEEDFENSETTEFSGEEPSYEESETNLSLEEEQEKSIEERKKVFKDILLCLNMDRSRKVLPDFVTQFSLDRGRKWTPESPADLAWNFLMKVQALDVTARDSILRHKVLDEDSKEDLLPGVENLEIRDIQTINPLDVLCAAMLCSDSSLQRQVMSNMYQCQFALPLLLPDAENNKSILMLGAMKDIVKKQSTQFSGGPTGETEKFLTLMKMPVISFVRLRYCSFSKSRILNTLLSPAQLKSHKIFLHQDLPLLVLPRQISDGLVEITWCFPDNDDRKENPCFFQKPVALANLRGNLESFWTQFGFLMEVSSAVFFFTDCLGEKEWDLLMFLGEAAIERCYFVLSPQARESEEAQIFQRMLNLKPAQLLFWEGGDAGNRRKNMEGLQAALQEVMFSSSLRCVSVEDMAALARELGIQVDEDFENTQRIQVPSGEDMAGTAEDEGQQRRSQQKSSSKSQALMPIQEPGTQCELSQNLQNLYGTPIFRPLLENSWPFPTRIGGNFNHVSLKAPWVMGHPFGSEQRPKWFCPLPFQNARARGRGKSFGIQSFHPQVFYSGERFLKFSRVARGGHLNETFGRPPRPICQHVQACPERPQTMGTLERSGTVVSQVGHSYSLGSQPARAVRKPWPQQACTRGTELTEATGKLIRTSHIGKPHPQSFQPAGATQKLRPASQQGAQMKMQVRASNPALQIGSYPISKSSQFKSDQSNPSTVKHSQPKPFHSVPSQPTLSQKKSCQSQPSQTKPSPCKPTQPKPSQPQPPKSKPSQPRPTQPKSSSTNPSQAKAHHSKAGPKRGGKH from the exons ATGGCTACTGAGAGTTCTCCCTCAGAGATCATAGAAAGAGAACGAAAAAAGTTGCTTGAAATCCTCCAACATGATCCTGATTCTATCTTAGACACGTTAACTTCTCGGAGGCTGATTTCTGAGGAAGAGTATGAGACTCTGGAGAATGTTACAGATCTCCTGAAGAAGAGTCGGAAGCTGTTAATTTTGGTACAGAAAAAGGGAGAGGCGACCTGTCAGCATTTTCTCAAGTGTTTATTTAGTACTTTTCCACAGTCCGCTGCCATTTGCGGCTTAAGGCACG aagttttaaaatatgagaatataGTACCTCCTCAATCTATGGAGGCAAGCAAGAATTCAGAAGATGCTTTTTCTCCTGGAATAAAAGAGCCTGAGACCCCTGAGATCACAGTGTTCTTCAGTGAGAAGGAACACTTGGATTTGGAAACCTCTGAGTTTTTCAGGGACAAGAAAACTAGTCATAGGGAAACAGCTTTGTCTGCcagaaagaatgagaaggaataTGACACGCCAGAAGTCACATTATCATATTCAGTTGAGAAAGTTGGATATGAAGTTCCAGCAACTATTACATATATAAAGGATGGACAGAGATATGAGGAACTAGATGATTCTTTATACTTAGGAAAAGAGGAATATCTAGGATCTGTTGACTTCCCTGAAGATGCAGAAGCCACTGTGGAAGAGGAGGTTTATGATGACCCAGAGCACGTTGGATATGATGAAGAGGACTTTGAGAATTCAGAAACCACAGAGTTCTCCGGTGAAGAACCAAGTTATGAGGAATCAGAAACCAACCTTTCATTGGAGGAGGAACAGGAGAAAAGTATAGAAG aaagaaaaaaggtgttTAAAGACATCCTGTTATGTTTGAACATGGATAGAAGCAGAAAGGTTCTGCCAGATTTTGTTACACAATTCTCCTTAGATCGAGGACGTAAGTGGACCCCGGAGAGTCCAGCAGACTTAGCCTGGAATTTCCTGATGAAAGTTCAGGCACTAGACGTGACAGCTAGGGATTCAATCCTCAGGCACAAGGTTCTGGATGAAGATAGCAAGGAGGATTTGCTGCCTGGAGTGGAGAATTTGGAAATTCGAGACATACAAACGATTAATCCCCTTGATGTCCTTTGTGCCGCCATGCTGTGTTCAGATAGCTCTTTGCAACGCCAAGTCATGTCAAACATGTATCAGTGCCAGTTTGCTCTTCCCCTGCTACTGCCAGATgcagaaaacaacaaaagtatCTTAATGCTGGGGGCCATGAAGGACATTGTGAAGAAGCAGTCCACACAGTTTTCAGGAGGGCCTACAGGGGAGACAGAAAAGTTTCTGACTCTCATGAAGATGCCTGTCATCTCTTTTGTGCGTCTAAGATACTGTAGCTTCTCTAAGTCCAGAATCCTCAACACACTTCTCAGCCCTGCCCAGTTGAAATCACACAAAATCTTTCTTCATCAAGATTTGCCTCTTTTGGTGCTTCCCCGGCAAATCTCTGATGGCCTGGTTGAGATAACGTGGTGTTTTCCTGATAACGATGATAGAAAGGAAAACCCCTGTTTTTTCCAAAAGCCTGTTGCTCTGGCTAATCTCCGTGGAAATCTAGAAAGCTTTTGGACTCAGTTTGGTTTTTTGATGGAAGTTTCTTCAGCTGTGTTTTTTTTCACTGACTGTCTAGGTGAGAAGGAATGGGACTTGCTAATGTTTTTAGGAGAAGCTGCCATTGAAAGATGTTACTTTGTTCTCAGTCCCCAAGCCAGGGAGAGTGAAGAGGCTCAAATTTTTCAGAGGATGCTGAacttgaagccagcacagctACTGTTTTGGGAAGGGGGAGATGCTGGGAACAGAAGGAAGAACATGGAGGGCCTTCAAGCTGCCCTCCAGGAAGTGATGTTCTCTTCTTCCCTCAGATGTGTGTCTGTGGAGGATATGGCCGCCCTGGCCAGGGAGCTGGGGATTCAGGTAGATGAAGACTTTGAAAACACTCAGAGAATTCAAGTTCCCTCAGGAGAAGACATGGCTGGAACAGCTGAAGATGAGGGTCAGCAAAGACGCAGTCAGCAAAAAAGCTCATCTAAAAGCCAAGCTCTAATGCCAATACAAGAGCCTGGAACTCAATGTGAGCTCAGCCAGAATCTTCAGAATCTCTATGGTACCCCAATATTCAGGCCTCTTCTAGAGAACTCCTGGCCCTTTCCAACCAGAATTGGAGGTAACTTTAACCATGTTTCCTTGAAAGCCCCCTGGGTTATGGGCCACCCCTTTGGGTCAGAGCAGAGACCTAAGTGGTTCTGTCCTTTGCCCTTTCAGAATGCAAGGGCCCGGGGCCGAGGTAAAAGTTTTGGTATTCAATCCTTCCATCCCCAGGTATTTTATTCAGGTGAAAGATTCTTGAAATTTTCCAGAGTTGCTCGGGGAGGTCACTTGAATGAAACATTTGGGAGACCGCCAAGACCCATTTGTCAGCATGTACAGGCCTGCCCTGAGAGACCACAAACGATGGGAACTCTTGAAAGGTCTGGGACAGTAGTCTCCCAGGTAGGTCACTCTTATTCCCTGGGTTCACAGCCAGCAAGAGCAGTAAGGAAGCCATGGCCTCAGCAAGCTTGTACCAGGGGAACAGAATTAACTGAAGCAACTGGAAAACTGATAAGAACATCCCATATTGGAAAGCCTCATCCTCAGTCCTTTCAACCAGCAGGAGCCACACAAAAACTAAGACCTGCTTCTCAGCAAGGAGCCCAGATGAAGATGCAGGTTAGGGCTTCAAATCCAGCTCTCCAAATAGGGTCCTATCCCATATCCAAGAGCTCTCAGTTCAAATCCGATCAGTCCAACCCATCCACAGTCAAACACTCCCAGCCTAAACCGTTCCATTCTGTGCCCTCTCAACCTACACTTTCTCAGAAAAAATCCTGTCAGTCCCAGCCCTCCCAAACTAAACCTTCTCCATGCAAGCCCACTCAACCTAAGCCaagccagccccagcctcccaagtctaAGCCTTCTCAGCCCAGACCCACTCAACCTAAGTCATCTTCAACCAATCCTTCACAAGCTAAGGCACACCACTCAAAAGCAGGGCCAAAGAGGGGAGGGAAGCATTAA
- the CARD6 gene encoding caspase recruitment domain-containing protein 6 isoform X2 has product MATESSPSEIIERERKKLLEILQHDPDSILDTLTSRRLISEEEYETLENVTDLLKKSRKLLILVQKKGEATCQHFLKCLFSTFPQSAAICGLRHERKKVFKDILLCLNMDRSRKVLPDFVTQFSLDRGRKWTPESPADLAWNFLMKVQALDVTARDSILRHKVLDEDSKEDLLPGVENLEIRDIQTINPLDVLCAAMLCSDSSLQRQVMSNMYQCQFALPLLLPDAENNKSILMLGAMKDIVKKQSTQFSGGPTGETEKFLTLMKMPVISFVRLRYCSFSKSRILNTLLSPAQLKSHKIFLHQDLPLLVLPRQISDGLVEITWCFPDNDDRKENPCFFQKPVALANLRGNLESFWTQFGFLMEVSSAVFFFTDCLGEKEWDLLMFLGEAAIERCYFVLSPQARESEEAQIFQRMLNLKPAQLLFWEGGDAGNRRKNMEGLQAALQEVMFSSSLRCVSVEDMAALARELGIQVDEDFENTQRIQVPSGEDMAGTAEDEGQQRRSQQKSSSKSQALMPIQEPGTQCELSQNLQNLYGTPIFRPLLENSWPFPTRIGGNFNHVSLKAPWVMGHPFGSEQRPKWFCPLPFQNARARGRGKSFGIQSFHPQVFYSGERFLKFSRVARGGHLNETFGRPPRPICQHVQACPERPQTMGTLERSGTVVSQVGHSYSLGSQPARAVRKPWPQQACTRGTELTEATGKLIRTSHIGKPHPQSFQPAGATQKLRPASQQGAQMKMQVRASNPALQIGSYPISKSSQFKSDQSNPSTVKHSQPKPFHSVPSQPTLSQKKSCQSQPSQTKPSPCKPTQPKPSQPQPPKSKPSQPRPTQPKSSSTNPSQAKAHHSKAGPKRGGKH; this is encoded by the exons ATGGCTACTGAGAGTTCTCCCTCAGAGATCATAGAAAGAGAACGAAAAAAGTTGCTTGAAATCCTCCAACATGATCCTGATTCTATCTTAGACACGTTAACTTCTCGGAGGCTGATTTCTGAGGAAGAGTATGAGACTCTGGAGAATGTTACAGATCTCCTGAAGAAGAGTCGGAAGCTGTTAATTTTGGTACAGAAAAAGGGAGAGGCGACCTGTCAGCATTTTCTCAAGTGTTTATTTAGTACTTTTCCACAGTCCGCTGCCATTTGCGGCTTAAGGCACG aaagaaaaaaggtgttTAAAGACATCCTGTTATGTTTGAACATGGATAGAAGCAGAAAGGTTCTGCCAGATTTTGTTACACAATTCTCCTTAGATCGAGGACGTAAGTGGACCCCGGAGAGTCCAGCAGACTTAGCCTGGAATTTCCTGATGAAAGTTCAGGCACTAGACGTGACAGCTAGGGATTCAATCCTCAGGCACAAGGTTCTGGATGAAGATAGCAAGGAGGATTTGCTGCCTGGAGTGGAGAATTTGGAAATTCGAGACATACAAACGATTAATCCCCTTGATGTCCTTTGTGCCGCCATGCTGTGTTCAGATAGCTCTTTGCAACGCCAAGTCATGTCAAACATGTATCAGTGCCAGTTTGCTCTTCCCCTGCTACTGCCAGATgcagaaaacaacaaaagtatCTTAATGCTGGGGGCCATGAAGGACATTGTGAAGAAGCAGTCCACACAGTTTTCAGGAGGGCCTACAGGGGAGACAGAAAAGTTTCTGACTCTCATGAAGATGCCTGTCATCTCTTTTGTGCGTCTAAGATACTGTAGCTTCTCTAAGTCCAGAATCCTCAACACACTTCTCAGCCCTGCCCAGTTGAAATCACACAAAATCTTTCTTCATCAAGATTTGCCTCTTTTGGTGCTTCCCCGGCAAATCTCTGATGGCCTGGTTGAGATAACGTGGTGTTTTCCTGATAACGATGATAGAAAGGAAAACCCCTGTTTTTTCCAAAAGCCTGTTGCTCTGGCTAATCTCCGTGGAAATCTAGAAAGCTTTTGGACTCAGTTTGGTTTTTTGATGGAAGTTTCTTCAGCTGTGTTTTTTTTCACTGACTGTCTAGGTGAGAAGGAATGGGACTTGCTAATGTTTTTAGGAGAAGCTGCCATTGAAAGATGTTACTTTGTTCTCAGTCCCCAAGCCAGGGAGAGTGAAGAGGCTCAAATTTTTCAGAGGATGCTGAacttgaagccagcacagctACTGTTTTGGGAAGGGGGAGATGCTGGGAACAGAAGGAAGAACATGGAGGGCCTTCAAGCTGCCCTCCAGGAAGTGATGTTCTCTTCTTCCCTCAGATGTGTGTCTGTGGAGGATATGGCCGCCCTGGCCAGGGAGCTGGGGATTCAGGTAGATGAAGACTTTGAAAACACTCAGAGAATTCAAGTTCCCTCAGGAGAAGACATGGCTGGAACAGCTGAAGATGAGGGTCAGCAAAGACGCAGTCAGCAAAAAAGCTCATCTAAAAGCCAAGCTCTAATGCCAATACAAGAGCCTGGAACTCAATGTGAGCTCAGCCAGAATCTTCAGAATCTCTATGGTACCCCAATATTCAGGCCTCTTCTAGAGAACTCCTGGCCCTTTCCAACCAGAATTGGAGGTAACTTTAACCATGTTTCCTTGAAAGCCCCCTGGGTTATGGGCCACCCCTTTGGGTCAGAGCAGAGACCTAAGTGGTTCTGTCCTTTGCCCTTTCAGAATGCAAGGGCCCGGGGCCGAGGTAAAAGTTTTGGTATTCAATCCTTCCATCCCCAGGTATTTTATTCAGGTGAAAGATTCTTGAAATTTTCCAGAGTTGCTCGGGGAGGTCACTTGAATGAAACATTTGGGAGACCGCCAAGACCCATTTGTCAGCATGTACAGGCCTGCCCTGAGAGACCACAAACGATGGGAACTCTTGAAAGGTCTGGGACAGTAGTCTCCCAGGTAGGTCACTCTTATTCCCTGGGTTCACAGCCAGCAAGAGCAGTAAGGAAGCCATGGCCTCAGCAAGCTTGTACCAGGGGAACAGAATTAACTGAAGCAACTGGAAAACTGATAAGAACATCCCATATTGGAAAGCCTCATCCTCAGTCCTTTCAACCAGCAGGAGCCACACAAAAACTAAGACCTGCTTCTCAGCAAGGAGCCCAGATGAAGATGCAGGTTAGGGCTTCAAATCCAGCTCTCCAAATAGGGTCCTATCCCATATCCAAGAGCTCTCAGTTCAAATCCGATCAGTCCAACCCATCCACAGTCAAACACTCCCAGCCTAAACCGTTCCATTCTGTGCCCTCTCAACCTACACTTTCTCAGAAAAAATCCTGTCAGTCCCAGCCCTCCCAAACTAAACCTTCTCCATGCAAGCCCACTCAACCTAAGCCaagccagccccagcctcccaagtctaAGCCTTCTCAGCCCAGACCCACTCAACCTAAGTCATCTTCAACCAATCCTTCACAAGCTAAGGCACACCACTCAAAAGCAGGGCCAAAGAGGGGAGGGAAGCATTAA
- the LOC101015700 gene encoding ATP synthase subunit f, mitochondrial, with the protein MVSVVPVKDKKLLEVKLGELPSWILMRDFSPSGILGAFQRGYYRYYNKYINVKKGSISGITMVLACYVLFNYSISYKHLKHERLRKYH; encoded by the coding sequence ATGGTGTCAGTCGTACCAGTGAAGGACAAGAAACTTCTGGAGGTCAAACTGGGGGAGCTGCCAAGCTGGATCTTGATGCGGGACTTCAGCCCTAGTGGCATTCTCGGAGCATTTCAAAGAGGTTACTACCGGTACTACAACAAGTACATTAACGTGAAGAAGGGGAGCATCTCGGGGATTACCATGGTGCTGGCATGCTATGTGCTCTTCAACTACAGCATTTCCTACAAGCATCTCAAGCACGAGCGGCTCCGCAAATACCACTGA